The Aurantiacibacter gangjinensis genome includes a region encoding these proteins:
- a CDS encoding TonB family protein, producing MADNAGFLDRKRRPSWKLIALLAVLHVLGLFALARALAPEFTAGIIEEAESLITVTVPIYEEPESEPSIAPPSVDEGAAAEAGEEAVAREVVAQPQPIPRPSPQPAPRVTSTGNANASGATDAGEGTGAGGTGDGTGSGRGGSGQGGAVAVRPSVRSGELNEARDFPIPEGGRAARFGKSVVVQFTVTTDGRARNCSVARSSVDAATTARVCPLVVERIRFNPAQTSDGVPVEARYGYRVDFRAR from the coding sequence TTGGCGGACAATGCAGGATTTCTGGACAGGAAGCGCAGGCCCAGCTGGAAGCTGATCGCGCTGCTGGCGGTGCTGCATGTCCTCGGCCTGTTCGCGCTCGCCCGGGCGCTGGCCCCCGAATTTACTGCCGGAATCATCGAGGAGGCGGAATCGCTCATTACCGTTACCGTGCCGATTTACGAGGAGCCGGAATCCGAGCCGAGCATTGCGCCGCCATCCGTCGACGAGGGCGCGGCAGCCGAAGCGGGGGAGGAAGCCGTGGCGCGCGAAGTCGTCGCCCAGCCCCAGCCGATCCCGCGACCCTCTCCGCAACCTGCGCCGCGTGTCACCTCGACCGGTAACGCCAATGCGTCGGGCGCGACCGATGCGGGCGAAGGCACCGGGGCAGGCGGCACGGGCGATGGCACGGGCAGCGGCAGGGGCGGGAGCGGACAGGGCGGCGCCGTCGCCGTGCGGCCCAGCGTGCGCTCGGGCGAACTCAACGAAGCCCGCGATTTTCCCATCCCCGAAGGCGGGAGAGCCGCACGTTTCGGCAAGTCCGTAGTGGTGCAGTTCACCGTCACGACGGACGGGCGCGCGCGCAATTGCAGCGTGGCGCGGTCCTCGGTCGATGCCGCCACCACGGCACGCGTCTGCCCGCTGGTAGTGGAGCGCATCCGCTTCAATCCGGCGCAGACATCGGACGGGGTGCCGGTGGAAGCGCGCTATGGCTACCGCGTCGATTTTCGCGCGCGATAG
- a CDS encoding mannose-1-phosphate guanylyltransferase produces the protein MSLIHPVILCGGSGTRLWPRSRKDKPKPFLPLVGDQTLFQQTVARTTDAALFAAPTIVTGAAHAALVEEQLPDGGGVQIIVEPSARNTAAAIALAALRLPEDAVMLVCPSDHYIADIPAFHAATEAAMRLAAQDYLVAFGITPTQPETGFGYIRSGAALDGGMQIAEFVEKPDIARATQFLADGNYSWNGGIFAFRAGHFLKELASHRPELARHVRRSVESGSEDGARFHPDAQSFAAITPESVDYAVMENTGRAAMVPVSMGWSDIGNWHALHDARQKDAHGNSATGEVELLDCTNVLVETDGPRISAIGLSDIAIVIDGDEVLVTTMEGAQRVGKLGGAKSQ, from the coding sequence ATGAGCCTCATCCACCCGGTAATCCTGTGCGGCGGCAGTGGCACGCGCCTTTGGCCCCGAAGCCGCAAGGACAAGCCCAAGCCCTTTCTGCCGCTGGTCGGCGATCAGACCCTGTTCCAGCAGACCGTCGCGCGCACCACCGATGCGGCGCTGTTTGCGGCGCCGACCATTGTGACGGGCGCCGCCCATGCAGCGCTGGTGGAAGAGCAATTGCCAGATGGGGGAGGTGTGCAAATCATCGTGGAGCCGTCGGCCCGGAATACGGCTGCGGCCATTGCGCTTGCAGCGCTGCGCCTGCCTGAGGATGCCGTCATGCTGGTCTGCCCAAGCGACCACTACATTGCCGATATTCCCGCATTTCACGCTGCTACGGAAGCCGCGATGCGGCTGGCGGCGCAGGATTACCTGGTGGCTTTCGGAATCACGCCCACGCAGCCGGAAACGGGTTTCGGCTACATCCGCAGCGGCGCTGCGCTGGATGGCGGAATGCAGATCGCCGAATTCGTCGAGAAGCCCGATATCGCGCGGGCGACGCAGTTCCTGGCGGATGGCAATTACAGCTGGAATGGCGGTATCTTCGCGTTTCGCGCCGGGCACTTCCTGAAAGAATTGGCCTCACATCGGCCCGAACTTGCGCGCCACGTTCGCCGGTCCGTCGAAAGCGGATCGGAGGACGGCGCGCGCTTTCATCCGGATGCCCAGAGCTTCGCTGCCATTACGCCGGAATCGGTCGATTATGCCGTGATGGAAAATACCGGCCGCGCGGCCATGGTGCCTGTTTCCATGGGCTGGTCCGATATCGGGAACTGGCACGCGCTGCATGATGCGCGGCAGAAGGACGCGCACGGGAATAGTGCGACAGGCGAAGTGGAACTGCTCGATTGCACCAATGTCCTCGTCGAAACCGATGGACCGCGCATCTCGGCCATCGGGCTGAGCGATATCGCCATCGTCATAGACGGTGACGAGGTGCTAGTGACGACGATGGAGGGGGCGCAGCGCGTCGGCAAACTCGGCGGAGCCAAGTCGCAATAG
- a CDS encoding HWE histidine kinase domain-containing protein yields the protein MNVHDPKVDLTSCDREPIHQLGQIQPFGALIAVTADWIIAFQSANADDIIDARKPFAIGNNLSDYLDANALRVLRERAGWASRSQTTERLFGCDLLRSGKRFDIAIHCSDGYTVLEIEPGAQNAAADHSSAIRPMMDHLRRCEGVDKLCQGAAEQLKRLLGFDRVMVYRFHPDESGEVIAEAREGHIDGFMGLRYPRTDIPQQARALYLKNLFRIISDVSAEPVPILPEMPLDGRPLDLSQSTLRAVSPVHIEYLQNMGVEASLSISIVVNGKLWGLFACHHYSPRVLAFPQRTAAELFAQLFSMQLELTIRSAGEALKDRSRELHNRLMNQMGGGDTLTDSLDVIERTIGDLIPHDGLSAYIDGTYRSHGAAPNAEEFEAIVPALNTSSTSTIVHSDSLVGLIPAAAAFKDRVVGALIIPVSRSPRDYMVLWRKEIERSVTWAGNPDKPVQPGPNGDRLTPRKSFEAWKQTVSGRSTVWSEEELAIAEGLRVTLLEVILRVTDAQVRERTRAQERQELLIAELNHRVRNILTLIRSLIGQSRGEVSNIEEFSDLVGGRIQALARAHDHITREQWDSASLRELIESEAEAYLSGKRNRITVTGDEALITPEAFTVLALVVHEMMTNSAKYGSLCDSSGRLEITTQFTKHRDLAIKWREIGGPPVKAPERRGFGTTIIERSIPFELKGTADVSYKVSGLEADFLIPSRYATQVEADENAQADTAKDSPMTEASGEVSHVQRDGVLLVEDSMIIAMDVEDMLRGIGYKTVTVASTPDQALSAIDKAMPGFAILDFNLGDSTSEPVAQRLAEEGVPFWFATGYGDAVALISESAARGVLQKPYTKQDLERIVAELQAEEGAA from the coding sequence ATGAATGTGCATGATCCCAAGGTCGACCTGACAAGCTGCGACCGCGAACCGATCCACCAACTGGGCCAGATCCAGCCGTTCGGTGCTCTGATCGCAGTGACCGCGGACTGGATCATCGCTTTCCAATCGGCAAATGCAGACGACATAATCGATGCGCGAAAGCCCTTTGCCATCGGAAACAATCTCTCCGACTATCTCGATGCGAACGCCTTGAGGGTATTGCGGGAAAGGGCTGGCTGGGCGTCGCGCTCGCAAACGACGGAGCGGCTGTTCGGCTGCGACCTGTTGCGCTCCGGCAAGCGCTTCGACATCGCCATCCATTGCAGCGACGGCTACACGGTGCTGGAAATCGAACCGGGGGCACAAAATGCCGCCGCCGATCATTCCTCCGCCATCCGCCCGATGATGGATCATCTGCGTCGTTGCGAAGGCGTGGACAAGCTCTGCCAAGGCGCGGCAGAACAGCTCAAGCGCCTCCTCGGGTTCGACCGGGTCATGGTGTATCGCTTCCATCCGGACGAAAGTGGCGAAGTCATCGCGGAGGCGCGCGAGGGGCATATCGACGGCTTCATGGGGCTGCGCTATCCGCGCACCGATATCCCGCAACAGGCCCGCGCGCTTTATCTGAAAAACCTGTTCCGCATCATCAGCGATGTGAGCGCGGAACCAGTGCCAATCCTCCCCGAAATGCCGCTGGACGGCCGTCCGCTGGATCTCTCGCAAAGCACGCTGCGCGCGGTATCGCCCGTGCATATCGAATACCTGCAGAACATGGGCGTCGAAGCTTCGCTGAGCATTTCCATCGTGGTGAATGGCAAGCTGTGGGGCCTGTTCGCCTGCCATCACTACAGCCCCCGCGTGCTGGCATTCCCGCAGCGCACCGCGGCCGAACTGTTTGCCCAGCTTTTCTCCATGCAGCTGGAACTGACGATCCGTTCCGCGGGAGAAGCTCTCAAGGATCGTTCGCGCGAGTTGCACAACCGGCTGATGAACCAGATGGGTGGCGGCGATACGCTGACCGACAGCCTCGACGTGATCGAGCGCACCATTGGCGACCTGATCCCGCATGACGGCCTCTCCGCCTATATCGATGGCACATACCGTTCCCACGGCGCAGCGCCGAATGCCGAGGAGTTCGAGGCCATCGTGCCGGCTCTCAACACCTCCTCCACCAGCACGATAGTCCACAGCGATTCCCTCGTCGGGCTGATCCCGGCAGCCGCCGCCTTCAAAGACCGGGTGGTCGGCGCGCTCATTATCCCCGTCTCGCGCAGTCCGCGCGATTATATGGTGTTGTGGCGCAAGGAAATAGAACGCAGCGTGACCTGGGCCGGCAATCCGGACAAACCGGTGCAGCCTGGGCCGAATGGCGACAGGCTGACGCCGCGCAAAAGCTTCGAGGCCTGGAAGCAGACTGTCAGCGGCCGCAGCACCGTATGGTCGGAAGAAGAGCTGGCCATAGCCGAAGGGCTGCGCGTCACGCTGCTCGAGGTAATCCTGCGCGTCACCGACGCGCAGGTGCGCGAACGCACCCGCGCGCAGGAACGGCAGGAATTGCTGATTGCGGAACTCAACCACCGCGTGCGCAACATCCTGACGCTGATCCGCAGCCTGATCGGCCAATCACGCGGCGAAGTCAGCAATATCGAGGAATTCTCCGATCTCGTCGGCGGGCGAATCCAGGCCCTGGCGCGTGCGCACGACCATATCACGCGCGAGCAGTGGGATTCCGCGTCGCTTCGCGAGCTGATCGAGTCCGAAGCCGAGGCCTATCTTTCAGGCAAGCGCAACCGGATTACCGTGACCGGGGACGAGGCGCTTATCACGCCCGAAGCCTTCACGGTGCTGGCTCTCGTGGTGCACGAGATGATGACCAATTCCGCCAAATACGGATCGCTTTGCGACAGCAGCGGGCGATTGGAAATCACGACGCAATTCACCAAGCATCGCGACCTCGCCATCAAATGGCGCGAGATCGGCGGTCCGCCGGTCAAGGCGCCCGAACGGCGCGGCTTCGGCACGACCATCATCGAGCGTTCGATCCCGTTCGAGCTGAAAGGCACGGCCGATGTCTCTTACAAGGTCTCCGGGCTGGAAGCAGATTTCCTCATCCCCTCACGTTACGCAACGCAGGTAGAAGCGGACGAGAACGCGCAGGCCGACACAGCGAAGGACAGTCCGATGACCGAGGCCAGCGGCGAGGTGAGCCACGTGCAGCGCGACGGTGTGCTGCTGGTGGAAGACAGCATGATCATCGCCATGGATGTCGAGGATATGTTGCGCGGCATCGGCTACAAGACAGTGACCGTCGCCAGCACGCCGGACCAGGCGCTTAGCGCGATCGACAAAGCGATGCCCGGCTTCGCCATACTCGATTTCAATCTGGGCGATTCTACCTCCGAACCCGTCGCACAGCGACTTGCCGAAGAAGGCGTGCCGTTCTGGTTTGCCACCGGCTATGGCGATGCGGTTGCGCTTATTTCGGAAAGCGCGGCACGGGGCGTGTTGCAAAAGCCCTATACCAAGCAGGATCTGGAAAGGATCGTCGCCGAATTGCAGGCCGAAGAAGGCGCCGCCTGA
- a CDS encoding biliverdin-producing heme oxygenase, protein MADEGKTQSLRALLRQDTRTQHDALDASVADVSLSDPAAYAAFLRNQLAARLPIEQFVARHIGDENAPPATAPLLIDDLQAIGGPFSLPSGEFHLPEKSDPIGLAWALAGSHLGNRAMRAQIGETRLPTAFLDDSAMIAYWKHLRPRLEKPTTPAQGAAAVQAARAVFTHFAEVFAREPRGRIAA, encoded by the coding sequence TTGGCTGACGAGGGCAAAACACAATCACTGCGCGCATTGCTGCGACAGGATACGCGGACGCAGCACGATGCGCTCGATGCGAGCGTGGCGGACGTCTCTCTGTCGGACCCTGCTGCCTATGCCGCGTTCCTCCGCAATCAGCTGGCCGCGCGCCTTCCCATAGAGCAATTTGTTGCCCGGCATATCGGCGATGAAAACGCTCCGCCAGCCACTGCGCCCCTGCTGATCGACGATCTGCAAGCCATTGGCGGGCCGTTTTCGCTGCCGTCAGGAGAGTTTCATCTGCCTGAAAAGTCCGACCCTATCGGCCTCGCCTGGGCACTGGCAGGCTCGCACCTGGGCAACCGCGCCATGCGGGCGCAGATCGGTGAGACGAGACTGCCGACCGCCTTTCTCGATGACAGCGCGATGATCGCTTATTGGAAGCATTTGCGGCCCCGGCTGGAAAAGCCGACCACGCCGGCGCAGGGCGCGGCGGCCGTGCAGGCCGCTCGCGCAGTCTTTACCCATTTCGCTGAGGTTTTCGCCCGCGAACCGCGCGGGCGGATCGCGGCATGA
- a CDS encoding DUF2721 domain-containing protein, with the protein MIAQTIQLALAPVFVLVAVGGIMNILTARLGRIVDRSRELLSRYHQTDGEEHDDVVREMRSADRRIGLIGQALRLLVLSSLVTGLTVVLLFIEEFTGFTIDAVVAGSFVLAIALLMWALVLFLRETQLAADALRLPRAVLEEDRKL; encoded by the coding sequence ATGATCGCCCAAACCATCCAATTGGCGCTGGCGCCGGTCTTCGTATTGGTTGCGGTGGGCGGAATTATGAACATCCTGACCGCGCGCCTCGGGCGTATCGTGGATCGATCGCGGGAACTGCTGTCGCGCTATCACCAGACCGACGGCGAGGAGCATGACGATGTGGTGCGGGAAATGCGCAGCGCCGACCGCCGGATTGGCTTGATCGGGCAGGCCCTGCGCCTGCTGGTGCTGTCTTCATTGGTGACCGGGCTGACCGTCGTTCTGCTATTCATCGAGGAGTTTACAGGCTTCACCATCGATGCCGTGGTGGCGGGCAGCTTCGTGCTGGCTATCGCGCTCTTGATGTGGGCACTGGTGCTGTTCCTGCGCGAAACGCAGCTGGCCGCCGATGCCCTGCGCTTGCCGCGTGCCGTGCTGGAGGAAGACCGCAAGCTCTAG
- a CDS encoding polyhydroxyalkanoic acid system family protein — translation MRVAIPHSLGREEVRRRLSANSHTLADNIPGGMAQVETGWPSEDRMTLSVAAMGQLVTGHVDIEDTQVVLQVVLPPALSFLTPIIESAVQAKGQDLLAPPKD, via the coding sequence ATGCGGGTCGCCATCCCCCATTCGCTGGGCCGCGAGGAAGTGCGGCGTCGCCTCTCTGCCAACAGCCACACGCTGGCGGACAATATCCCCGGCGGCATGGCGCAGGTCGAAACCGGCTGGCCGAGCGAGGATCGCATGACGCTGTCCGTCGCGGCGATGGGCCAGCTTGTGACCGGCCACGTCGACATCGAGGATACGCAGGTGGTGCTGCAGGTCGTCTTGCCGCCCGCACTCTCTTTCCTGACGCCGATCATCGAAAGCGCCGTGCAGGCGAAAGGGCAGGATTTGCTCGCCCCGCCGAAGGACTGA
- a CDS encoding toxic anion resistance protein gives MATTNETTTATDIDLELTPPDPVLAVSPEKAVGLVPVSEEKRSALQQKVDGFVEELVALDANSPDFGKKVDQITSMGRKEIMAASAMSNRFLDRPVRAMDQESGVGADLTELRRTVEDLDPGRRGKLTGRKLFGIIPFGNRLKNYFDSYTSAQSHIQSILARLSSGKDELLMDNAAIDVERQKLWEAMGNLEQMIHIARTLDGELEEKAAELDSSDPEKAKAIRETALFYVRQRTQDLLTQMAVSVQGYLALDLVKKNNVELVKGVDRASTTTVGALRTAVTVSQAMTNQKLVLGQITALNETTAGIIDSTGQMLRDNTGKIHEQAASSTIPMETLQRAFQNIYDTMDEVDSFKLRALDSMKQTVETLSTEVEKSKGYIARAEGQAQAASQVNDSGLLSLEN, from the coding sequence ATGGCCACCACGAACGAAACGACGACCGCTACCGACATCGATCTGGAACTGACGCCGCCCGATCCGGTGCTTGCCGTGTCGCCGGAAAAGGCCGTCGGGCTCGTGCCTGTCAGCGAGGAGAAGAGATCCGCGTTGCAGCAAAAGGTCGACGGCTTCGTGGAAGAGCTGGTGGCGCTGGATGCCAATTCGCCCGATTTCGGCAAGAAGGTGGACCAGATCACCAGCATGGGCCGCAAGGAAATCATGGCGGCGTCGGCCATGTCCAACCGCTTCCTCGACAGGCCCGTGCGCGCCATGGACCAGGAAAGCGGCGTGGGCGCAGACCTTACCGAATTGCGCCGCACGGTGGAGGATCTCGATCCCGGCCGCCGCGGCAAGCTGACCGGGCGCAAGCTGTTCGGCATCATCCCCTTCGGCAACAGGCTGAAGAACTATTTCGACAGCTACACCTCCGCGCAAAGCCACATCCAGTCCATCCTCGCCCGCCTTTCCAGCGGCAAGGACGAGCTGCTGATGGACAATGCCGCCATCGATGTAGAGCGGCAGAAGCTGTGGGAAGCGATGGGCAATCTGGAACAGATGATCCACATCGCCCGCACGCTGGATGGCGAGCTGGAGGAGAAGGCGGCCGAACTCGACAGTTCCGACCCGGAAAAGGCCAAGGCCATCCGCGAGACCGCGCTGTTCTATGTCCGCCAGCGCACGCAGGATTTGCTCACGCAGATGGCGGTCAGCGTACAGGGCTATCTGGCGCTGGATCTCGTCAAGAAGAACAATGTCGAGCTGGTGAAAGGCGTGGACCGCGCCAGCACCACCACGGTCGGCGCGCTGCGCACTGCCGTCACCGTGTCGCAGGCGATGACCAACCAGAAGCTGGTGCTGGGCCAGATCACCGCGCTCAACGAAACGACGGCGGGCATTATCGATTCCACCGGCCAGATGCTGCGCGACAATACCGGCAAGATCCACGAACAGGCCGCCAGCAGCACCATTCCGATGGAAACATTGCAGCGCGCCTTCCAGAACATCTACGACACGATGGACGAGGTCGACAGCTTCAAGCTGCGCGCCCTCGACAGCATGAAGCAGACGGTGGAAACGCTTTCCACCGAAGTAGAGAAGTCGAAAGGCTACATCGCCCGCGCCGAGGGCCAGGCGCAGGCGGCGAGCCAGGTGAACGATAGCGGCCTGCTGTCGTTGGAGAACTGA
- a CDS encoding TIGR00341 family protein yields MQSEPVSAETAGRKRASPGFAHVLTTFQRWWHTDVTGTVDQIAVIEKRRAECATSARYLLMTCMSAGIAILGLLQGSAAVVIGAMLLSPLMDPIMGVGFALAIGDFQWLRQSARSLAIGVVVAIAFTALVVFISPLQTITAEIASRTRPSLLDLGVAVFSSIAGAYAMIRGREGTIVGVAIATALMPPLAVVGFGVATLNATVFWGSLFLFITNLTAIALTATIMARAYGFSTSLSDKHTKMQNFLIFAAFTLLAIPLFLSLRQIVWESQATRQANNVVIAVYDQPVTISELDMNYDMRPIRLTATVLTPQYVENAEARAEVAMSRELGRPVEVSLTQVRVGTTAQAQQEAQLGEARRLEAESRAQARDIAEDLAMLAGVTVDDVTVDRERRRAIVIARPLEGATMTAYRELEQRINAGRPAWDIRFTPPIRPLPDIPFERETGEDADDDGWVATDDGRDALALAAWAQQRVGVPVRLVGPRESVAHLRAILAADGDAMQASITGEGYGDVAVEWTTQ; encoded by the coding sequence ATGCAATCGGAACCCGTATCCGCAGAGACTGCCGGGCGTAAGCGCGCGTCCCCCGGCTTTGCTCACGTCCTCACGACATTCCAGCGATGGTGGCACACCGATGTCACCGGAACGGTCGACCAGATCGCGGTGATCGAAAAGCGCCGCGCGGAATGCGCGACATCTGCGCGCTATTTGCTGATGACCTGCATGTCGGCGGGTATTGCCATTCTCGGCCTGTTGCAGGGAAGCGCAGCCGTGGTGATCGGCGCCATGCTGCTCTCGCCGCTGATGGATCCGATCATGGGCGTGGGTTTCGCGCTCGCTATCGGGGATTTCCAATGGCTGCGGCAATCCGCCCGCTCGCTCGCCATCGGCGTAGTGGTGGCCATCGCATTTACCGCGCTGGTCGTATTCATCTCGCCCTTGCAGACCATCACGGCAGAGATCGCCAGTCGCACGCGGCCCAGCCTGCTGGACCTGGGCGTGGCCGTCTTCTCCTCGATCGCGGGCGCCTATGCGATGATCCGCGGGCGGGAAGGCACCATCGTCGGCGTGGCCATCGCCACGGCATTGATGCCGCCGCTGGCCGTGGTCGGCTTCGGCGTGGCCACGCTGAATGCGACGGTGTTCTGGGGATCGCTGTTTCTCTTCATCACCAACCTTACCGCCATCGCGCTTACCGCCACGATCATGGCCCGCGCCTATGGGTTCTCCACCAGCCTGTCCGACAAGCACACGAAGATGCAGAACTTCCTGATCTTCGCGGCCTTCACCCTGCTGGCCATCCCGCTCTTCCTGTCGCTGCGCCAGATCGTGTGGGAATCGCAGGCCACCCGGCAGGCCAACAATGTGGTGATCGCGGTGTACGACCAGCCGGTCACGATCTCCGAGCTCGACATGAATTACGACATGCGCCCGATCCGGCTGACGGCCACGGTGCTGACTCCGCAATATGTCGAGAATGCAGAGGCACGCGCCGAAGTCGCCATGAGCCGCGAGCTTGGCCGACCGGTGGAGGTGTCGCTGACGCAGGTGCGCGTCGGCACCACGGCGCAGGCGCAGCAGGAAGCGCAGCTGGGCGAGGCGCGGCGGCTGGAGGCGGAATCGCGCGCGCAGGCCCGCGACATTGCCGAGGATCTCGCGATGCTGGCCGGCGTGACCGTGGACGATGTGACCGTGGACCGGGAGCGGCGCCGGGCCATCGTGATCGCCCGCCCGCTGGAAGGCGCGACCATGACGGCTTATCGCGAGCTGGAGCAGCGCATCAATGCCGGTCGCCCTGCATGGGACATCCGCTTCACCCCGCCCATTCGCCCGCTGCCCGATATCCCTTTCGAGCGAGAGACGGGCGAGGATGCCGATGACGATGGCTGGGTCGCCACCGATGACGGGCGCGACGCACTGGCTCTGGCCGCCTGGGCGCAACAGCGCGTCGGCGTGCCCGTGCGCCTCGTCGGCCCGCGCGAATCCGTCGCGCATTTGCGTGCCATCCTCGCTGCCGACGGGGATGCCATGCAGGCCTCCATCACCGGCGAAGGCTATGGCGATGTGGCGGTGGAATGGACCACGCAATAG
- a CDS encoding MAPEG family protein: protein MPTEMTVLALSGLLLLAHIFSATHYKTKQYGLDWNMGARDEDKPPLNDLAARLDRARGNFLETLPLAIIGFGGVVMTGTANEWTAIAAWVWLAARVIYLPIYWSGIAKVRTYVWTVSLLALLVPIGVLLLGAL, encoded by the coding sequence ATGCCGACGGAAATGACCGTGCTCGCTCTCTCCGGACTGCTGCTGCTGGCGCACATCTTCAGCGCGACGCATTACAAGACCAAGCAATACGGCCTCGACTGGAACATGGGCGCGCGTGACGAGGACAAGCCGCCGCTGAACGACCTAGCCGCACGGCTGGATCGGGCACGCGGCAATTTCCTTGAAACGTTGCCGCTCGCCATTATTGGCTTCGGCGGCGTGGTGATGACAGGCACCGCGAATGAATGGACCGCCATCGCTGCATGGGTGTGGCTGGCCGCGCGGGTGATCTACCTGCCAATTTATTGGTCCGGCATCGCCAAGGTGCGGACATATGTGTGGACCGTGAGCCTGTTGGCGCTGCTGGTTCCTATCGGAGTGCTGCTGCTTGGGGCGCTTTAA
- a CDS encoding fatty acyl-AMP ligase, giving the protein MTETTSDLVPTPSDCSLPRIRSDFRTFTEAMDYAARSEKGMNFHDMRGTLEKVYSYTQMREDALGHARRLIGLGVEKGDRIALIAETAPEFTAMFAACVYAGAWPVPLPLPTTFGGKDSYIDQLGVQLSSSDPKMLLYPAEIAEMAKAAADKQGCAGYTWDEFAAHDAPDVDLPEASPQDICYLQYSSGSTRFPTGVAVTHEALLHNLYGHATSMDMRDGDRGVSWLPFYHDMGLVGCFLSMVGNQMSADYLRTEHFARRPLAWLDLISRNKGSTISYSPTFGYDICARRISSQSHVADRFDLSRWRLAGNGADMIRPDVMQQFVNAFADAGFKASAFTPSYGLAEATLAVTVMPMGEGIRVELVEEERLSGTKRDLSRPARYRAIVNCGKPMPDLDVEIRGENGEVKGDHQIGKVWCRGPSVMHSYFRDPQATEDCLVDGWLDTGDMGYMADGYLFIVGRAKDMIIINGKNHWPQDIEWAVEQLPGFNHGDIAAFALETDNGEEAPAVLVHCRVSDPDERLKLRDQIADKVRSVTGMNCVVELVPPRTLPRTSSGKLSRAKAKKMYISGEIEPLQVAA; this is encoded by the coding sequence ATGACCGAAACGACAAGCGACCTCGTGCCGACGCCCAGCGATTGCTCGCTGCCGCGCATCCGCTCGGACTTCCGCACCTTTACAGAGGCGATGGATTACGCCGCGCGTAGCGAGAAGGGCATGAACTTCCATGACATGCGCGGCACGCTGGAAAAGGTCTACTCCTACACGCAGATGCGCGAGGATGCGCTGGGCCATGCCCGCCGGCTGATCGGCCTCGGCGTCGAAAAGGGTGACCGCATCGCCCTCATCGCGGAAACCGCGCCCGAATTCACCGCCATGTTCGCGGCATGTGTTTATGCCGGCGCTTGGCCCGTGCCCCTGCCCTTGCCCACCACGTTCGGCGGCAAGGACAGCTATATCGACCAGCTCGGCGTGCAGCTTTCCAGCAGCGATCCGAAGATGCTGCTCTACCCCGCCGAGATCGCGGAAATGGCAAAGGCCGCCGCCGACAAGCAGGGCTGTGCCGGCTATACGTGGGACGAATTCGCCGCGCATGATGCGCCCGATGTCGACCTGCCCGAAGCCAGCCCGCAAGACATCTGCTACCTGCAATATTCCAGCGGCTCTACCCGCTTCCCGACGGGCGTCGCCGTCACCCATGAAGCGCTGCTGCACAATTTGTATGGCCACGCCACCAGCATGGACATGCGTGACGGCGACCGCGGCGTCAGCTGGCTGCCCTTCTATCACGATATGGGCCTGGTCGGCTGCTTCCTGTCCATGGTCGGCAACCAGATGAGCGCGGATTACCTGCGCACCGAGCATTTCGCGCGGCGTCCGCTTGCATGGCTCGATCTCATCAGCCGCAACAAGGGCTCAACGATCAGCTATTCGCCGACCTTCGGCTACGACATTTGCGCGCGGCGCATTTCCAGCCAGAGCCATGTGGCCGACCGGTTCGACCTGTCGCGCTGGCGGCTGGCGGGCAATGGCGCGGACATGATCCGGCCCGACGTGATGCAGCAATTCGTCAATGCCTTTGCCGATGCAGGCTTCAAGGCGAGTGCGTTCACGCCCAGCTATGGCCTTGCCGAGGCCACGCTGGCCGTCACCGTCATGCCGATGGGCGAAGGCATCCGCGTGGAACTGGTCGAGGAAGAGCGTCTCTCGGGCACCAAGCGCGACCTTTCCCGCCCGGCCCGCTATCGCGCCATCGTAAATTGCGGCAAGCCCATGCCCGATCTCGACGTCGAGATCCGCGGCGAGAATGGCGAGGTCAAAGGCGATCACCAGATCGGCAAGGTCTGGTGCCGTGGCCCCAGCGTGATGCATTCCTACTTCCGCGACCCGCAGGCGACCGAGGACTGCCTTGTCGATGGCTGGCTCGACACCGGAGACATGGGCTACATGGCCGATGGCTATCTATTCATCGTCGGCCGCGCGAAGGACATGATCATCATCAACGGCAAGAACCACTGGCCGCAGGATATCGAATGGGCGGTGGAGCAGCTGCCCGGCTTCAACCACGGCGATATCGCCGCTTTCGCGCTGGAAACCGACAATGGCGAGGAAGCACCCGCCGTGCTGGTGCATTGCCGCGTATCCGACCCGGATGAACGCCTGAAACTGCGCGACCAGATCGCCGACAAGGTGCGCTCCGTCACCGGCATGAACTGCGTTGTCGAACTCGTGCCCCCGCGCACCCTGCCGCGCACAAGCTCGGGCAAATTGAGCCGCGCCAAGGCGAAGAAGATGTATATTTCAGGCGAGATCGAACCGCTGCAGGTGGCGGCTTAA